The sequence AATGTGAAGGCGCTGTTCCACATTCCGCCAGTTGGTGGTGCTGTTTCTCCATTTCATCCGCATTATTCATTAAACACGCAGGTTTCCGTGCTTCAGAGACTTTAATAACAGTCAGATAAAATCAGTTTATTCGGAAACTTTACGTTAAATGGCAGATAATAattaaaactctgtgtgtgtgtgtgtgtgtgtgtgtgtgtgtgtgtgtgtgtgtgagtgtgtgtgtgcgtgtgtgtgtgtgtttgacatatTTCAGTTAAAAAAGCAAattgatagattttttttcacatcttcctgtaagtacacacacacacacacacacacacacacacacacacacacacacacacaataaataaaaaacaaaaaaatcagtgatAGACTGGGTGATGGAGTTATTATTCAAGTGTTGCCATAGCAACGTAGTGATAATTCCTGGACAATTTTGTATCAGTAAACGTCAACAACTCTGAGATTGTAACCTCAGGAGCTTCACCTACAGCTGCTCACCACAGAGCGTAAAACAGACACAGGATGACTCTGCATACAGATCCTGTGACATGgctcaaggtgtgtgtgtgtgtgtgtgtgtgtgtgtgtgtgtgtctacactcAGATTCTGTTATGTAACTTTAATCATTCCTGCAGTCAGAGCTGAACATATTCTagatacttttttaaatgttcagaagcatttttaacattttagcaGCAGAGAAGCTTGCAGTTTTTCATTCCTCAACATTTGAGGATatgaactgcacacacacatgcacacacatatgcacacacacacacaaacacacacatgcacacacacacacacgcatatgcacacacacaaacacacacacatgcacacacacacaaacacacacacacacagacacacacatatgcacacacacacacacacacacacacacacacacacacaaagtcacatctctttatactgtaaatgtctaGAATTATTATCAAgactttatttaatatatacattaataCCATATATAACCCTATATGAATGAAATATCAATGAAAGCTTCTAGACatgaacttgtgtgtgtgcgtgtgtgtgtgtgtgtgtgtgtgaaggttggagggaccataaaaatctaaacataaACTAAAATGAAGAATCTAGTGAGACCTGTTacacaacaaacaataaatgaCATGTTTACTAGATAAAACTAAAAGAATATCATTAGTACACACTGAACATTTAACCTCCAGATGTTCAGACTTATTGACACACTGTCCAAATGTTTCCACAGACATTCCACAATAATAAATGgagctataaatggataaataatattcaataaattgatgtgtttttaaatgaattacaaaTTGGGACaagctgttaaaggaaaataatcaaactcAGGGTTTTAAGTGTAACTTTTATACTTTTCATTCtgcaaaaagtgtgtgtgtgtatgtgtgtgtgtgtgtttgtgtgtgtttgtgtgtgtgtgtgtttgtgtgtgtgtgtgtgtgtgtgtgtgtgtgtatgtgtgtgtgtgtgtgtttgtgtgtgtttgtgtgtgtgtgtgtgtgtttgtgtgtgtgtgtgtgtgtttgtgtgtgtttgtgtgtgtgtgtttgtgtgtgtgtgtgtgtgtatgtgtgtgtttgtgtgtgtgtgtgtgtgtgtgttaggcacTCTGTGGGAGGAAAACACATTTTTCAAGTTTTTCTACTGTGCAGTCTGTTGGgtggcactcacacacatatcggaaatgtgtgtgtgtgtgtgtgtgcggtgtccATATATAAGAAGTGAACTGCGTAACCTGTGTAAGTCATCACACAGCGTGAAGGTAAGAACTATCTACTACATTctgatacatacatacaccccccccacacacacacacacatacacatacacacacatacaagtgttgtgtgtcagagagttTCAGTATTAATAATGTTGAAATGAGAtggatgtgactgtgtgtatgtgtgtgtgtatgtatgtatgtatctatgtatgtgtgtgtgtatgtatgtatgtatgtgtgtgtgtgtgtgtgtgtgtgtgtgtgtgtgtgtgtgtgtgtgtgtgtgtgaatgtatgtgtgtgtgcatgtatgtgtgtgtgtgtgtatgtgtatgtatatgtgtgtatgtgtgggtgtatatgtatgtatgtatgtgtgtgtatatgtgtgtatgtgtgtgtatatgtgtgtgtgtatgtatgtgtgtgtgtgtgttttgtagatgTAAGATGTAAATGTTGTGTGTTAATAGCTTTGTGAATGTTCCTGTCCTGAACACAGGGTGATGTTGAGTGTGTGGTgagatttatcatttatttaattagaaatcagtgtgtgatgtgtttcagTGTCTGAATGATTGTGACTCAGATTCAGATTTCAGTCTTTAGTCTATAATAAGACATGAGAGGACACATGAGGTGAGTTGTGATAGGACACGTGAGAGGAGATGTGAGGTGAGTTGTGATAGGAGACGTGAGAGGAGACGTGAGGTGAGACTTGATGTGAGACATGAAAGGAGACATGAGGTGAGACGTGAGGTGAGACGTGAGAGGAGACGTGAGGTGAGACTTGATGTGAGATGTGAAAGGAGACATGAGGTGAGACGTGAGGTGAGACGTGAAAGGAGACGTGAGGTGAGACGTGAGAGGAGACAAGAGGTGAGACCTGAAAGGAGACGTGAGGTGAGACGTGAGAGGAGACGAGAGGTGAGATGTGAGGAGATGTGAGGTGAGACGTGAGGTGAGACGTGAGGTGAGACGTGAGGAGATGTGAGGTGAGAAGTGAGAGGAGACAAGAGGTGAGACCTGAAAGGAGACGTGAGGTGAGACGTGAGAGGAGACGAGAGGTGAGATGTGAGGAGATGTGAGGTGAGACGTGTGAGGAGACGTGAGGTGAGACGTGAGAGGAGACATGAGGTGAGACGTGAGAGAAGACGTGAGGTGAGATGTGAGAGGAAACTCTTCGTCATTCTTCTTCATTGTCTTGCAGCAGTGTGTCTGGAGGTCTGGACTTAAACAGAGTGCAATACTGTGGGACAGATTGAAGGCAGATCtggactgactgacacacactcactcacacacacacacacacacacacacagcaggaatGTGGACACACTGGTTCTGAGgaatattattttttcctcatttgcATCTTCGCACTTTTTcctcctctcactttctctttctcaactTTTTCATTCCTTctcatttatttaatgcttGTGTTCCTGCTTTAACAACAGACTCAACTGAAGAGAACCAAGATGGCAAGTGgtatgtattacacacacacacacacacacacacacacacacacatcatacttGTAATAGAGACTATAATGTGTAGTTTATCTATAAGtttgaaaattaataaataaataaaatgaataaataaaatattttgtcactAGTGATAACGATGGAAGTAAACATGCTAAATGTCGGTTTCACTTcaagggtgtgcaaacttttgcccTCAAGTGtatatgatatttgtgctgTACTACACTTATGAAACAGGACATCACTCTTTAAATGACGTCTaacagaaagaaagtgaaatcTTGATGTATATATTCCTATAAAGTGAAATGAGACTCAGTTTGATGTTGATTCTGATGTCAGACGTCGATCGGCAAAATGTTTTCCGCACGACGAAGGTCCGAGCGGCGCTACGGAAAGATGGCAGCTGGATCCGCCGAAtcacagacggacagacggatcCCCAGCCGAGGTGGGGACACACATGActacataaacatatatttacataaatatatagaattacataataatcatatgaataataatgagcAGATGAGACCATAATCATCACATCACAGGATAAAACAtcacacatttcatttatatatcttttaaaaacagacattttctcaaagcagctttacagaaatataaaaatgataaagtttaaaatgaaatgtatatttatttatttatgttaaagttatattaatgaacaagtctgagccATTATAACAAACCACATGtcctggggatgtggtagcctagtggtgaaagtgttggactactgctcaggaggtcatgagttcaaatcccaccaagctgccactgctgggcccctgagaaaggcccttaaccctcaattgtataaatttaaataaaaaaggtactctggataaggttgtgTGCTAAATGTCATCATATATAACTGACTATTTTACATGTATAATAACAAGCTTTCTTTTAAAACACCAGTTGATggtgatatctgtgtgtgtgtgtgtgtgtgactgtgtgtgtttgtgtgtgtgtctgtgtgtgtgtgtctgtgtgtgtgtgtgtgtgtgtgtgtatctgatgtctgtgtgtgtgtatctgtgtgtgtgtctgtgtgtgtgtgtgtctgtgtgtgtgtatctgatatctgtgtgtgtgtgtgtctgtgtgtgtgtgtgtctgtgtgtgtgtatctgatgtctgtgtgtgtgtatctgtgtgtgtgtctgtgtgtgtgtgtgtgtctgtgtgtgtatctgatatctgtgtgtgtgtgtgtgtgtctgtgtgtgtgtgtgtctgtgtgtgtgtgtgtctgtgtgtgtgtatctgatatctgtgtgtgtatctgatatctgtgtgtgtctgtgtgtgtgtgtgtgtgtgtctgtgtgtgtgtgtgtatctgatatctctgtgtgtgtgtgtgtgtgtctgtgtgtgtgtatctgatatctgtgtgtgtgtctgtgtgtgtatgtgtgtgtgtgtctgtgtgtgtgtgtatctgatatctgtgtgtgtgtgtatgtgtgtgtgtgtctgtgtgtgtgtatctgatatctgtgtgtgtgtgtgtgtgtgtgtgtctgtgtgtgtatctgatatctgtgtgtgtgtctgtgtgtgtatgtgtgtgtctgtgtgtgtgtatctgatatctgtgtgtgtgtgtgtgtgtctgtgtgtgtgtctgtgtgtgtgtgtgtgtgtgtctgtgtgtgtgtatctgatatctgtgtgtgtgtgtgtgtgtctgtgtgtgtgtctgtgtgtgtgtgtgtgtgtgtctgtgtgtgtgtatctgatatctgtgtgtgtgtgtgtgtgtctgtgtgtgtgtctgtgtgtgtgtgtgtgtgtctgtgtgtgtgtatctgatatctgtgtatgtgtatctttAGTGAATCTCCAGGCTTTTTGGAATTGAGCCCAGTTACTGCCTCCAGCAGCAGTGTCTCTAAGACCCCCACCCGTCAGACCCCCACCCCCCAGACCCCCACCTATCAGACCTCCACCTGTCAGACCCCCATCCCTCAGAGCCCCACCCCCCAGACCCCCACCCGTCAGACCTCCACTCCCCAGACCCCCACCCCTCAGAGCCCCACCTCTGCCCAGGACACGGCCACTTCTCCAGGATGGAAAGGGAGAAGAGGCGGCTCGTATGTGCTGTCAGCGATGAGGAAGTTTGAGTAAGTGCTGATCTGTAGATGCTCTAACAGTCTGACGAGTCAAGCATCATCACTAATTCATACAACTTCTGCTCATCTGCCGTAGATCTatatttcagaaataaagacatttctgtATATCTGAGGTTAGGCCACATGTTAGTGAAAACAGCAGACAAGCTTGTGTCAAACCTGTTATAAAAACACCTGAAACTTAACATCTGACCATAATGTATAACGTTTTCTGATTATTCTTCTTTACTCCATCTCAGATCTGTGGAGTCACCAGAGAGCTCACCAGTAAAAACCAATTCCAGTTTGTTCAAAAGGTAAACCACATTCCTGACATTCCTGACTACAGGAGAAGGACAGCTGGCTGCTGAGTGATAATTAACACATGACcaaatgttagacagtgttgTATGAGAAAGAAAGGACTGTTTGTTGTCACAGTAAAGCCAGTGGTGATAATCATACAGTCTGGTGCACATTACTGTTCACACCAAGATACAGCACGGCCTCAGAGTCAAGTAACACAACAAAGACTAGACCACAAGGTGTGTAGAGTCTAAACCACTTCTTATAATCATCACTGAATACCTGCTTCAGGTGTGCTGAGAATTAAAGTGAGAGAAAATACAGAATATGTTCAGGTATTGATTCCTGAGCTGGGAAACAgtgggattattattattattattattattattattattattattattattattattattattattattattattattattattattattattattattattattattattattattattattattattattattattatcatctttacttcacatcaaaataaaaaacacaaacaggaatGAGTCTGTTATAACatttatgatgtgtgtgtgtttgtgtgtgtgtatgtgtgtgtgtctgtgtgtttgtgtttgtgtgtgtgtgtttgtttgtgtgtgtgagtttctgtgtgtgtgtttgtttgtgtgtgtgagtttctgtgtgtgtgtttctgtgtgtgtgtgtttgcatgtgtgtgtttctgtgtgtgtgtgtgtttgtgtgtgtgtgtgtcagccctgAAGGTAAATCTGGGTTAACGCAGGTCACACCAACACTGAAATCTGATGAACTCAACATCACTGATGAAGTTACAGCACCTGTGTTGAAGACACCTGAAGCTACAGCACCTGAAGCTACAGCACCTGTGGTGAACACACCTGTGGTGAACACACCTGTGGTGAAGACACCTGTGGTGAAGACACCTGTGGTGAACACACCTGTGGTGAAGACACCTGTGGTGAACACACCTGTGGTGAACACACCTGTGGTGAACACACCTGTGGTGAAGACACCTGAAGTTACAACACCTGTGGTGAAGACACCTGTGGCGAAGACACCCGAAGTTACAGCACCTGTGGTGAAGACACCTGAAGTTGCAACACCTGTGGTGAACACACCTGTGATGAACACACCTGTGGCGAAGACACCCGAAGTTACAGCACCTGTGGTAAAGACACCTGTGGTGAAGACACCTGAAGTTACAGCACCTGTGGTGAAGACACCTGTGGTGAAGACACCTGAAGTTACAGCACCTGTGGTGAACACACCTGTGGTGAAGACACCTGAAGTTACAGCACCTGTGGTGAACACACCTGTGGTGAACACACCTGTGGTGAACACACCTGAAGTTACAGCACCTGTGGTGAACACACCTGTGGTGAACACACCTGTGGTGAACACACCTGAAGTTACAACACCTGTGGTGAAGACACCTGAAGTTACAGCACGAGTCACTGAGTGAGTCAGTCATGTTATAGTTCATACCTGTACATATGTTATATTTAATGGAAAGTTAAAACGTCATTATGTTTGATCATGTGACTTTATTCTTCTTTACTGTGTACTTTACAGTGTTGATAAGGTACTGTGTTCCTTCTGTAACAAACCTATGGAAGGTGATGAGAAAATTTCACTGAACATTCCTTCAATTGTCTGCCATGTGGAGTGCTTTCAGGTaaacacacctgtctgtctgtctgtctgtctgtctgtcaatcaataaaaatacatgTCTATTCATTTACACATTCATTCTGTGTAATGACAcgtatttctgtttgtgtgtgtgtgtgtgcgtgtgcgtgtgggtgtgcgtgCACTACAGTGTGCTACATGTGCTAAATCACTAGGTGACATGATGTCCTCCATGTTCCACCACTGTGGGAAGATTCACTGTAAGAGATGCTTTGATACAGTGGTCTACAGCACCTAAGTTATCGCCATGGCAACAACAGGTGTAACTTTGAGCTGTCTATTACGTTGATACAGAAAGGTTTTTTCACATGTACTTCCTTTCAGATTATCAGATTAAGGTGCCATTAAttgtatgaaataataaatcaacTAAAGTTTACAGCTTTGTGTCATTTGTCTGTTTATCAGGATGGATAGATAAcagaagatggagagagagacagacagaaaataaacacagtacCAGTTggattaaacatgtttattgtgagatattttacagtgtaacacactccGAGTTGTGTAGCAGATTAACAGAAACCCACACAGTGTGAttaaacatgtacagtgtgtattactgttacacatttattcatttatattaatacaatcatGTAGCACCAttggagaacacacacacacacacacacacagggttataaatgtgttagaaatttgcgtgtgtgtgtgtgtgtgtgtgtgagagagagataaagacagaaatggagggacagaagacagacagatgggtAAATGTATAAAGATTAAATTGTATAACATTTTTTGATAAACAGATGCAGAGAGGTGTTATGGAGACATGATGGGGAGGAGGCTCCGCCCCTGCTGTGTGCTGATTGGTTaacagtttaatatttaaacttcACTCAGTGTGAGTCAGGTTAATCTCACTGTTTTTCACACTatgtttgttttgcacttcaTGGTCCTCTTTAGCGGATCCCCCATGGACACGGTCTCCGTGACAACGCAACAGCAAGAGCAGCAGCACGCATCAGAGATGAGATGTGTTGCCTGGCAACGATGCGTCTCGCAACAGCATGCCTAATGATGCTGTGTCTAGCATCGGATCCCCTTACTGCCAAGAAACCTCAGAACAGCATAGTTATAGGTGGCAGCTATGATATAGAGGATctacagagagacaggagagagagatgggagagagacaggggagagacacgagagagatgggggagagagatgggagagagacaggggagagagatgggagagagacaggggagagagatgggagagagacaggggagagagatgggagagagacaggggagagagatgggagagagacaggagagagatggggagagagatggggagagagatgggagagagacaggggagagagacaggagagagagatgggagagagacaggggagagagatgggagagagacaggagagagagatgggagagagacaggggagagagatgggagagagacaggagagagagatgggagagagacaggagagagagatgggagagagacaggggagagagacaggagagagagatgggagagagacaggagagagagatgggagagagacaggggagagagatgggagagagagatgggagagagacaggagagagagatgggagagagagacaggagagagagatgggagagagagatgggagagacaggggagagacCGGAGAGAAATGGGAGACagggacaggagagagagacatgagagagacaggggagagagacaggagagaaagacagatgaaaGATACAGAAGAGACaaagacaggggagagagacaggagcgTGAGAGGAAGGTGATATAACATTTGTGTAAATGATCAGCAGGTCCAGGTGAAAGGTGAAAGGTCACTCACCAGGCCAAGAAGTGTAGCTCCAGCTCCAGCAAAGGCTGTGATATAAAGGTCATAGGTCATGtagaactgaacacacacaaaacaggaaacataattacacactgatacacacgatagggttttgtgtgtgtgtgtgtgtgtgtgtgtgtgtgtgtgtgtgtgtaagtttacCTCAGGTTCTTTGCAGATGTTGGCCATAGTCATGCCACACACTTTACCTGGTGTAGCTTTCCAGGGGagcagacctacacacacacacacacacacacacattgatacACAGCAATAATAAGTGTTACAGATTTACAGGTAAatctcagacagagagacacacaccgAACTGCCGAGGGTCCACACACACCCAGCCGTGCTGGTTTAAGCTGGTTGTGGTCTCAGACAGGATGTGGACAGTGTGACACGTCTCAGCCATGTTGAACAGGAAGTAGACAGGAATCAGAGAGAAGGCAAACACGACGAGCCAAATCACCGCCAAGACGTAAGTAACGATGAGGAACTACAGCAAGAGACACGGGGACACAGGGGAGACATTACAAACCCAGTCTtacactctgtaacacacacacatgcattaacacacacaaacacacactaacacacactcacggtGAGGCTGAGGCAGCGGCTGAACTTCGTACTCCGGAATTCTCCAAAGGTTTGCTTGACGGCGCTCGTGGTATAAAATCCCTCAGCAAGCAATAAAATCCCGTACAGGAAGAAGAACGACGCCAGACCATAAATTACATACTGAAAATATTtgatactgcacacacacacacacacacacacacacacacacacacacacacagaggttcaAATGCTGTTTACTTTACATACTTTATATGGTGCTTTTTAAtcttatataaaaacaatatatgaattgtgtgtgtgtgtgtgtgtgtgtgtgtgtgtgtgtgtgtagacactcACAAGTCAGCGAGCACCTCAAAGTCGTGTTCGGCACGGGCAAAGTGTGTgtggacaagtgtgtgtgtgtgtgtaagggccTCGTGTGCTCCAGCGCAGAAGAGCGCGACTCCGGCGTAACACAGCAGTGTGCCACTCAGAGTGATGTACGGCACGGCGCCAAGGCAACGCACACAGCTGTCATAGCAACCTGAGGGCGAGGAACAGACCAacacagccaacacacacaccacaaacaacacacacacacacatccgggtcacacacactcacaacacacccATATCACCCACATTAAGGACTAAACCAGGGTACATCtaggacacactcacacacactcatacgtAAGAATACACTCGTGaccacacaacatacacactggtAGTTTTAGTGTGTTAACATTttaagtacacacacagcatgttttACACACAATATAGCTACAATTTGTGTGCAGGCTTCTCTTAcaggactcacacacacactcacacacacacacacacacagactgattaGTGTGTCTAAATGTACATCACAGTAAAGCTCAGCATAgcacagccaatcagaagcttCTGGGTTCCCACAGTgccaagtgtgagtgtgtgagctgaaGGTCTGGGCTCAGTCCGCTAGCGGGTGCTAAAGCTAGCGTTAGCGTTAACACTGGGCCGACAACTGTTCTCAGATCTGACCTAAAACTTTACACAGCCAGGGTTGCTTCATCGGCAACATCTTCACCAAGGAGGAGCGAGAACCTTCTACACTTCAGCTAAAAAGGACAATGTTCTCGATTCTGCTTCACTTCTCCAGTTGCTTCACTGCAGAATGTCCTAAACTCAGCACAGACACTCCAGAAAACACTCCAGTGCTCCACAAAGTGTTCAAAACAAAGCTTGCAGGGAGAAGGTTCTAGATGTATCTTCAGTGGTCCAAACAGTGTTTTATCTTCAGCCACAGTTTTATCCAAATAACCCAGAAAATGTTTTAGACCTGGAAAATCAGTTCAGAAGAATGTTCCTAATGCTCCAGAAACACAGGAGAATGTTCTAGACTCTGTCCCTCCTGAGGCATCACAAGAATTTTCTAGTCTCTAGCCTTGGTTCTGCTCCAAACTCGCTCATAGGTGGTCTAGATATGTTCACCTGGTCCTGATGCACCAGAGAACGTTCCACTGTGAAGCGAGATGTTccagactcaaaaaaaaaatcattgatcAGAAGTAAGATCTGTCCTGCTGTCTCATCACTGACTCCACACCTCCATCTCATCACTCTATCCCTCCATCCCGATGAGGGCGGagctcaagtgtgtgtgtgtgtgtgtgtgtttgtgtgaaagccTCACTGTGTGAGAAACAATAGCTTTTCTTTCTGTAGTGGATACAAAGGCTATTTGTGTGATACAgtaaacaatacaaacacacacacacacacacacacacacacacacacactcagctacaTCATTTCTCCAGCACAGACAGTCTCATGCTGGCACCAGAGGTCAGAGGCCATAATGAGGTCAAGGTCACAGAaggactgtgtgcgtgtgtgtgtgtgtgtgtgtgtgtgtgtgtgcgtgtgtgtgtgtgtgtgtgtttgggtataACAAGATCTCACCACTATTTCATTATATAATCACAAATATttaactcacactcacatcacacacatacacacatcacacacgcaacacacacacatcacacacatacattacgcacacacatacacacacataacacacatacacacatcacacacacatcacacacacacacatcacacacacacacaaacacacacacacacatcacacacaggcacacacatcacacacacacatcacacacaggcacacacacacatcacacacacacacacacatcacacacacacatacacacacatcacacacatacacacatcacacacacatcacacacacacacatcacacacaagcacacatcacacacacacacaaacacacacacacacatcacacacaggcacacacacatcacacacacacatcacacacaggcacacacacacatcacacacacacacacacacatcacgcacaggcacacacacatcacacacacacacacacacatcacgcacaggcacacctacatcacacacacacacacatcacacacaggcacacacacacatcacacacaggcacacacccatcacacacaggcacacacatcacacacacacacacaggcacacacacatcacacacacacatcacacacacacatcacacacaggcacacacacacatcacacacacacacacacacatcacacacatacattacacacacacatacacacacatcacacacatacacacatcacacacacatcacacacacacacatcacacacacacacaaacacacacacacacacatcacacacaggcacacacacatcacacacacatcacacacaggcacacacacacatcacacacacacacacacacacacacatcacgcacaggcacacacacatcacacacacacacacacatcacgcacaggcacacctacatcacacacacacacacatcacacacaggcacacacacacatcacacacaggcacacacccatcacacacaggcacacacatcacacacacacacacaggcacacacacatcacacacaggcacacacaggcacacacatcacacacacacatcacacacacacatcacacacacacacacacacacacaggcacacacacacacacacacaggcacacacaggcacacacacatcacacacacacatcacacacacacacacacacacacacacacaggcacacacacatcacacacacacacac comes from Tachysurus vachellii isolate PV-2020 chromosome 26, HZAU_Pvac_v1, whole genome shotgun sequence and encodes:
- the si:dkey-125i10.3 gene encoding uncharacterized protein si:dkey-125i10.3 isoform X2; protein product: MCVCVCVRCPYIRSELRNLCKSSHSVKTQLKRTKMASDVDRQNVFRTTKVRAALRKDGSWIRRITDGQTDPQPSESPGFLELSPVTASSSSVSKTPTRQTPTPQTPTYQTSTCQTPIPQSPTPQTPTRQTSTPQTPTPQSPTSAQDTATSPGWKGRRGGSYVLSAMRKFESVESPESSPVKTNSSLFKSPEGKSGLTQVTPTLKSDELNITDEVTAPVLKTPEATAPVVNTPVVKTPVVKTPVVNTPVVKTPVVNTPVVNTPVVNTPVVKTPEVTTPVVKTPVAKTPEVTAPVVKTPEVATPVVNTPVMNTPVAKTPEVTAPVVKTPVVKTPEVTAPVVKTPVVKTPEVTAPVVNTPVVKTPEVTAPVVNTPVVNTPVVNTPEVTAPVVNTPVVNTPVVNTPEVTTPVVKTPEVTARVTDVDKVLCSFCNKPMEGDEKISLNIPSIVCHVECFQCATCAKSLGDMMSSMFHHCGKIHCKRCFDTVVYST
- the si:dkey-125i10.3 gene encoding uncharacterized protein si:dkey-125i10.3 isoform X8, whose amino-acid sequence is MCVCVCVRCPYIRSELRNLCKSSHSVKTQLKRTKMASDVDRQNVFRTTKVRAALRKDGSWIRRITDGQTDPQPSESPGFLELSPVTASSSSVSKTPTRQTPTPQTPTYQTSTCQTPIPQSPTPQTPTRQTSTPQTPTPQSPTSAQDTATSPGWKGRRGGSYVLSAMRKFESVESPESSPVKTNSSLFKSPEGKSGLTQVTPTLKSDELNITDEVTAPVLKTPEATAPEATAPVVNTPVVNTPVVKTPVVKTPVVNTPVVKTPVVNTPVVNTPVVNTPVVKTPEVTTPVVKTPVAKTPEVTAPVVKTPEVATPVVNTPVMNTPVAKTPEVTAPVVKTPVVKTPEVTAPVVKTPVVKTPEVTAPVVNTPVVKTPEVTAPVVNTPVVNTPVVNTPEVTAPVVNTPEVTARVTDVDKVLCSFCNKPMEGDEKISLNIPSIVCHVECFQCATCAKSLGDMMSSMFHHCGKIHCKRCFDTVVYST
- the si:dkey-125i10.3 gene encoding uncharacterized protein si:dkey-125i10.3 isoform X6, with amino-acid sequence MCVCVCVRCPYIRSELRNLCKSSHSVKTQLKRTKMASDVDRQNVFRTTKVRAALRKDGSWIRRITDGQTDPQPSESPGFLELSPVTASSSSVSKTPTRQTPTPQTPTYQTSTCQTPIPQSPTPQTPTRQTSTPQTPTPQSPTSAQDTATSPGWKGRRGGSYVLSAMRKFESVESPESSPVKTNSSLFKSPEGKSGLTQVTPTLKSDELNITDEVTAPVLKTPEATAPVVKTPVVNTPVVKTPVVNTPVVNTPVVNTPVVKTPEVTTPVVKTPVAKTPEVTAPVVKTPEVATPVVNTPVMNTPVAKTPEVTAPVVKTPVVKTPEVTAPVVKTPVVKTPEVTAPVVNTPVVKTPEVTAPVVNTPVVNTPVVNTPEVTAPVVNTPVVNTPVVNTPEVTTPVVKTPEVTARVTDVDKVLCSFCNKPMEGDEKISLNIPSIVCHVECFQCATCAKSLGDMMSSMFHHCGKIHCKRCFDTVVYST
- the si:dkey-125i10.3 gene encoding uncharacterized protein si:dkey-125i10.3 isoform X1, yielding MCVCVCVRCPYIRSELRNLCKSSHSVKTQLKRTKMASDVDRQNVFRTTKVRAALRKDGSWIRRITDGQTDPQPSESPGFLELSPVTASSSSVSKTPTRQTPTPQTPTYQTSTCQTPIPQSPTPQTPTRQTSTPQTPTPQSPTSAQDTATSPGWKGRRGGSYVLSAMRKFESVESPESSPVKTNSSLFKSPEGKSGLTQVTPTLKSDELNITDEVTAPVLKTPEATAPEATAPVVNTPVVNTPVVKTPVVKTPVVNTPVVKTPVVNTPVVNTPVVNTPVVKTPEVTTPVVKTPVAKTPEVTAPVVKTPEVATPVVNTPVMNTPVAKTPEVTAPVVKTPVVKTPEVTAPVVKTPVVKTPEVTAPVVNTPVVKTPEVTAPVVNTPVVNTPVVNTPEVTAPVVNTPVVNTPVVNTPEVTTPVVKTPEVTARVTDVDKVLCSFCNKPMEGDEKISLNIPSIVCHVECFQCATCAKSLGDMMSSMFHHCGKIHCKRCFDTVVYST